Proteins found in one Aquibium microcysteis genomic segment:
- a CDS encoding class II glutamine amidotransferase, with protein sequence MCRWAAYLGEEVFLEEIVTAPCHSLIAQSHSAQEAKTATNGDGFGLAWYGERPEPGLYRDILPAWSDPNLKSLCRQIRSGLFLAHVRAATGGATSRANCHPFVHGRWSFMHNGQIGGFERLRRSLETRLSDEAYGALEGSTDSELFFLLMVEEGLDHDPLGATRRAVLAVREAAARAGIDPMIRLTAAFSDGRRLYAVRFATDAHAPTLYTAPFRTGGRCLVSEPFDRACADWQAIPSDSFVEAAPDGISVTPFTVEPAALALVFPRAGALLPQRRRSV encoded by the coding sequence ATGTGCCGCTGGGCCGCCTATCTGGGCGAAGAAGTCTTTCTCGAGGAGATCGTCACCGCGCCCTGCCATTCGCTCATCGCCCAGAGCCACAGCGCGCAGGAGGCAAAGACCGCCACGAACGGCGACGGCTTCGGGCTTGCCTGGTATGGTGAACGGCCGGAACCCGGCCTCTACCGCGACATTCTGCCCGCCTGGTCCGACCCCAATCTCAAGAGTCTCTGCCGGCAGATCCGCTCCGGTCTCTTCCTCGCCCACGTTCGTGCCGCGACGGGCGGCGCCACCAGCCGCGCCAACTGCCACCCCTTCGTGCACGGACGCTGGTCCTTCATGCACAACGGCCAGATCGGCGGCTTCGAGCGGCTGCGGCGATCCCTCGAGACGCGCCTGTCCGACGAGGCCTATGGAGCCCTGGAGGGCTCGACGGACTCGGAACTCTTCTTCCTCCTGATGGTCGAGGAGGGCCTCGATCACGACCCGCTCGGGGCGACCCGTCGCGCGGTGCTCGCTGTGCGCGAGGCCGCAGCCCGGGCGGGAATCGATCCGATGATCCGTCTGACTGCCGCCTTCTCCGACGGTCGCCGGCTTTATGCGGTACGCTTTGCGACCGACGCTCATGCGCCCACGCTCTACACGGCGCCGTTCCGGACCGGCGGACGCTGCCTTGTGTCGGAGCCTTTCGACCGGGCGTGCGCCGACTGGCAGGCGATCCCCTCGGACAGCTTCGTCGAAGCCGCGCCGGACGGTATCAGCGTCACTCCTTTCACAGTCGAGCCAGCGGCGCTCGCACTTGTGTTCCCGCGAGCCGGCGCGCTTCTTCCGCAGCGACGCCGTTCGGTGTAA